ACATTATGCAGATGAGCTGTCACCTGCGTTGCTAAGGCGACGCGTTCTTCTAAGCTGAACATCGGTTTTTTGCTTGGGCTAGCTGCAATCGCAAGAATAACGTGATCAAACATGCTAGCGGCACGAGTCACTAAATCTAAATGACCGTTGGTCATCGGATCAAAAGTACCGGGATAGATGGCGCGCTTTTCCATGATTACCGCTCTCAATGATTCTTTACGGGAAGATAAGGTTCAAGCAGGTGTAATAATTTCTGTAATGCACCCTGATTCTGATATAGCACTTCAACAGCGTGGCGACCATAGTAACTACGGTAGTCTTCATCAGTTAACAGCGTCGTGATCTCTTTTACCAAAGACGCTGCATCTGTCACGGTAATTAAACCATCGGCCTGTTCTAGTCTGGCACAGATATCTTTAAAGTTGATGGTATGAGGGCCCATAAGTACGGGGATTGCATGAGCTGCAGGCTCCAGCGGATTGTGCCCACCTCGTTCGACTAAGCTTCCCCCCACAAAGGCAAGATCGGCAATGCCGTATAGCAACATCAGTTCGCCCATCGTATCGCCAATCACCACTTGAGTTTTGGCCGAGGGAATTTCGCCGGATGAACGAGTGATGTAGCTTAGACCTGCTTGCTGCGTGAGCTTAATGGCGTCGTTGAAACGTTCAGGGTGACGTGGGACAAGAATGAGTAACAGCTCAGGGAAGTGCTCTAGCAGCTGCTTGTGAGCATCAATCAAAATATCTTCTTCGCCTTCGTGGGTGCTGGTTACAATCCAAACTTGACGATGAGGTGCCCACTGGCGTCGAAGCGTTACCGCTTTAGCGGCTAGCTGTGGCGTGACAGATATATCGAACTTTAAACTGCCAGTGACGGCTAATTGGGAGGGTTTTAGACCCAAAGAGATAAAACGCTCACCATCTTCTTGGTTTTGCGCAGCTATCAGCGTAATACGACGCAAGATATCACGAATAAAACCGCCGAGTTTTGCATAACCTTTTGCAGAGCGGGCAGACAAACGCGCATTGGCAATAACAAGCGGTATCTGGCGTTTATTGAGCGCAGTAATCAGATTTGGCCAAAGTTCGGTTTCCATGATGAGAACTAACTTCGGATTAACGCGGTCTAGAAAGCGGTTAATTGAACCGGGAAGATCATATGGCAAGTAGACATGCTGAACATCTTTACCAAACGCGGACTGCACGCGTTCGGATCCTGTTGGCGTCATCGTGGTTACTGTGATGGGTAACGTTGGATAGCGATGGCGCAATGCTCTAACTAACGGGATCGCCGCCAGCGTCTCCCCTACGGAAACTGAGTGCAACATGATCCCGCCGGAAAGCATTTTGTTTGAGCAAAAGCCATATCGCTCCGCCCAACGCTTTCTATAGGCAGGAGCTTTACGACCACGCATCCACAATCTGATCCAAATGAGCGGCTGGATTAGGTAAAGCAGTACGGTGTAAAGCGTTTGAAGCATAAGAGGTTTGTATGGTAGGTAAACTTGGTTGGGATTCTAAGTATTTAACTAAGGCAAAGCCATCACTTTTGGTCTTCAACCACCTGAAAAACCGAGAAATCACTTACAACTCATTGTTAATGATGTGGTTTTTATAGGGTTGTATTATTAATTTATAAATTCAATTTGATAGAGAATATTTTGCAGAAGTGCTTTTTCTTTTGTCAAAAATAATTTTGTTATTTGTTTGATTTTAAATGATTTATTGTTTTTTATTGGAAATAAGGAATTCGGCACCCACAATAACTAGTGATACAATAGGAAAATATAAACAGAGAAGATTTTATCAGTGAATTGGTTGCTGTAGAGCCAAGGGCGGTAGCGTGCCTACTCGCAGAGCACCTTTATACATAAGTGTGCGCGTACAGTGTCTTATAACCCGATAGATAAGAGCGGCAAGTGGATAAACAATATAAAAGAATACTCGTCATCAAGCTTAGGTTTCATGGGGACATGCTGCTGACAACACCGGTCATCAGTACGCTGAAACGCAACTATCCAGATGCCAAAATTGATGTCTTATTATATGAAGACACTATGCCAATTCTCTCGGAAAATCCTGAAGTTAATGCGCTTTACGGGATCAAAAATAGAAAAACGTCGGTATTTGAAAAACTAAAAAATGTGGCGAAGACGATTGGTTTGTTAAGGAAAAATAATTACGACTTAGTGATTAACCTGACAGACCAGTGGCCAGTTGCTTTTTTAGTGAAGTGCTTACAGGCAAAAGATAAGATTTCACTGAAGTTTCACCATCGTAAATCGATATTTTGGACAAGTTGTTTTAGTGAGTCGGTCCAACCTGAAGGTACGCATATCGTAGAGCGTAATTTATCGACTCTTACGCCTCTGGGGCTGCCAAAAATCATCACTGCAACAACGATGAGTTATCGACCTGATCATTGGCATACTATCCAGCAACATCTTTCTGAGAACGGTGTTGATAGCCAGCGCTATGTTGTTATTCAGCCAACGGCCCGTCAGATGTTTAAATGCTGGGATGAAGAAAAATTCTCAGAGGTCATTGATTCCTTAGAATCCCGTGGGTATAGCGTGGTGTTAACCTCAGGGCCGAGTGCTGCTGATATTGCCTGCGTAACTAAAATCAAAGAAAACTGCAAAATAAAACCTGTAACAGCGTTGGCCGGTAAAACATCGTTCCCTGAACTCGCGGCTCTGATTGATCATGCTTCTCTGTTTATTGGCGTCGATTCTGCGCCAATGCACATTGCAGCTGCTCTGAAAACGCCGATCATTTGCTTATTTGGTGCTACCGATCATCGGTTCTGGCGCCCGTGGAGTGACAATTTTATTATGTTTTGGGCTGGCGACTATCAGCCCATGCCGACCCGAGACAATCTGGATCGCCACCGAAAATACCTATCCTGTATCCCCGCAAGCGACGTTATTGAGGCTACAGAAAAGCTTCTGAAGGATAACTCAGATGAACTTACGTCTAGGGATAGCGAATGATGAAT
This is a stretch of genomic DNA from Hafnia alvei. It encodes these proteins:
- the waaA gene encoding lipid IV(A) 3-deoxy-D-manno-octulosonic acid transferase produces the protein MLQTLYTVLLYLIQPLIWIRLWMRGRKAPAYRKRWAERYGFCSNKMLSGGIMLHSVSVGETLAAIPLVRALRHRYPTLPITVTTMTPTGSERVQSAFGKDVQHVYLPYDLPGSINRFLDRVNPKLVLIMETELWPNLITALNKRQIPLVIANARLSARSAKGYAKLGGFIRDILRRITLIAAQNQEDGERFISLGLKPSQLAVTGSLKFDISVTPQLAAKAVTLRRQWAPHRQVWIVTSTHEGEEDILIDAHKQLLEHFPELLLILVPRHPERFNDAIKLTQQAGLSYITRSSGEIPSAKTQVVIGDTMGELMLLYGIADLAFVGGSLVERGGHNPLEPAAHAIPVLMGPHTINFKDICARLEQADGLITVTDAASLVKEITTLLTDEDYRSYYGRHAVEVLYQNQGALQKLLHLLEPYLPVKNH
- the rfaQ gene encoding lipopolysaccharide core heptosyltransferase RfaQ; amino-acid sequence: MDKQYKRILVIKLRFHGDMLLTTPVISTLKRNYPDAKIDVLLYEDTMPILSENPEVNALYGIKNRKTSVFEKLKNVAKTIGLLRKNNYDLVINLTDQWPVAFLVKCLQAKDKISLKFHHRKSIFWTSCFSESVQPEGTHIVERNLSTLTPLGLPKIITATTMSYRPDHWHTIQQHLSENGVDSQRYVVIQPTARQMFKCWDEEKFSEVIDSLESRGYSVVLTSGPSAADIACVTKIKENCKIKPVTALAGKTSFPELAALIDHASLFIGVDSAPMHIAAALKTPIICLFGATDHRFWRPWSDNFIMFWAGDYQPMPTRDNLDRHRKYLSCIPASDVIEATEKLLKDNSDELTSRDSE